A section of the Acidobacterium capsulatum ATCC 51196 genome encodes:
- a CDS encoding ABC transporter permease, translated as MHRSAKRNELDEELRSHLVHRTDDLERSGLSRAEAERQARVEFGGLEHYREEAHAAQGWQWAEALLRDVRFGVRVLKKSPAFTAAAVITLALGIGANTALFTLVREILLGPLPVRAAKRLVVIWDSNPALGLKRVGPSGRDYLDWREQKVHAFEDLFLFEHGTGTVTGNGEPEQVAGLRVTTNFGNFFGIVPVAGRTFLPKEEHARLNLAILSYRYWKRKYQGNPAVCGRSMILNGENYTIIGVLPASFDELFPVDVVVPFDDAWLHRADSDLGVFGRLRPGVRVSEATAEMRAAMARIALQRPERKGFGTVLVPLESVRMEYIRPALLVLQCAVAFILILACANVANLMLSRGMSSRQEMAVRISLGATRKQIVRQSIVESSLLAILGGALALLLAMGSVHLWARYGPTQIPVPNAASEVTLPAVHLGMSEVLFTLAISLGTGILFGLIPPLRLLDGNMQNALKNGGRGTIGEVRGQRTRTVLVVVEGALALLLVVGASLMIKSFARLLSINPGFDPNRLLTLRIKLPEDAAGSKYQDPWKRGAAFHDFLEKVRNLPGVQSAALTEIVPLSQDDMDRGPFSIQEKPESNVTLSADYRDISTGYFETMRIPLLQGRTFAETDDPKHPRVVVIDETLARDYFGTESPLGKHIVLPYGSRIPREVIGVVGAVRDSTLSGAPEATIYFPYMQGPDQTLSMVVRTALPEGSALPAIRNAIWSVDRNQPVFDVRTMSVIMGNVTSAPRIAFILLDILALVAVVLAAIGIYGVTAYNVGQRTQEVGVRLTFGATPNAILYMLVRQATTLTLLGVSAGLLCALVMTRLMSSLLYGVSSTDPVVFLGGSLLVLIVATIACYLPARRVVRVDPLAALRSE; from the coding sequence ATGCATCGCTCGGCAAAGAGGAACGAGCTTGACGAAGAACTGCGGAGCCACCTTGTGCATCGCACGGATGATCTTGAACGCAGCGGGTTGTCACGCGCGGAGGCGGAGCGGCAGGCACGCGTGGAATTTGGCGGGCTGGAACACTACCGGGAGGAGGCGCATGCTGCCCAGGGATGGCAATGGGCGGAAGCGCTCTTGCGGGACGTGCGGTTTGGAGTGCGTGTTCTGAAGAAGTCACCTGCCTTCACCGCGGCGGCAGTGATCACTCTGGCGCTGGGCATTGGAGCGAATACGGCTCTCTTTACGCTGGTGCGCGAGATCCTTCTGGGCCCACTGCCGGTACGCGCCGCCAAGCGCCTGGTTGTGATCTGGGACAGCAATCCAGCGCTGGGTCTGAAGCGGGTGGGGCCAAGCGGGCGGGATTATCTCGATTGGCGGGAGCAAAAGGTCCATGCATTTGAAGATCTCTTTCTCTTTGAGCATGGCACGGGAACGGTGACGGGAAACGGAGAACCGGAGCAGGTGGCCGGACTGCGGGTGACTACCAACTTCGGAAATTTCTTCGGGATCGTGCCTGTGGCGGGACGAACCTTTCTGCCCAAAGAGGAACATGCGCGGCTTAATCTAGCGATTCTGAGTTACCGCTACTGGAAGCGGAAGTATCAGGGGAATCCGGCCGTGTGCGGACGGAGCATGATTCTCAACGGCGAGAATTACACGATCATCGGCGTGCTGCCCGCTTCGTTCGACGAGCTGTTTCCGGTGGATGTGGTGGTTCCGTTTGACGATGCGTGGCTGCATAGGGCGGACTCAGATCTTGGTGTGTTCGGAAGGCTGCGGCCGGGCGTGCGTGTGAGCGAAGCGACAGCCGAGATGCGCGCGGCCATGGCGCGAATTGCGCTGCAGCGGCCCGAGCGGAAGGGTTTCGGTACGGTACTAGTGCCGCTGGAATCCGTGCGCATGGAGTACATTCGTCCGGCGCTGTTGGTGCTTCAATGCGCGGTGGCGTTCATTCTGATTCTTGCGTGCGCGAATGTGGCGAATCTGATGTTGTCTCGCGGCATGAGCAGTCGGCAGGAGATGGCGGTGCGTATCTCACTGGGGGCCACGCGGAAGCAGATTGTCCGGCAATCCATTGTGGAAAGCTCATTGCTGGCGATTCTTGGAGGCGCGCTTGCCCTGCTGCTGGCGATGGGAAGCGTGCATTTGTGGGCGCGATACGGACCGACGCAGATTCCTGTCCCCAATGCGGCGTCGGAAGTGACGCTGCCGGCTGTTCATCTTGGAATGAGTGAAGTTTTGTTCACACTGGCTATATCGCTTGGAACGGGGATTCTGTTTGGGCTGATTCCGCCGCTGCGGCTGTTAGACGGCAATATGCAGAACGCGTTGAAGAATGGCGGACGCGGAACGATCGGCGAAGTGCGCGGACAGAGAACACGCACCGTGTTGGTGGTTGTGGAGGGCGCGCTGGCGCTTCTGCTGGTGGTTGGCGCTTCACTGATGATCAAGAGCTTTGCACGCCTGCTGTCCATCAATCCGGGCTTTGATCCGAACAGACTTTTGACTCTGCGCATCAAGCTGCCCGAAGACGCTGCCGGTTCAAAGTATCAAGACCCCTGGAAGCGCGGCGCAGCATTCCATGATTTTCTCGAGAAGGTGCGTAACCTGCCCGGTGTCCAGTCTGCCGCTTTGACGGAGATTGTGCCGCTGAGCCAGGACGACATGGACCGTGGACCGTTCTCTATCCAGGAGAAGCCGGAATCTAACGTTACGTTATCTGCCGATTATCGGGACATCAGCACGGGGTACTTTGAAACCATGCGGATTCCTTTGCTGCAGGGCAGGACTTTCGCGGAGACCGACGACCCAAAGCATCCGCGCGTAGTGGTTATCGATGAGACTTTGGCGCGCGATTATTTTGGAACGGAAAGCCCGCTGGGAAAGCATATTGTTCTTCCGTATGGCTCGCGCATTCCGCGAGAGGTGATCGGGGTTGTGGGTGCGGTGCGCGACTCCACACTAAGCGGCGCGCCAGAGGCCACTATCTACTTCCCCTATATGCAGGGACCGGATCAGACCCTGAGCATGGTGGTGCGTACGGCACTGCCGGAAGGCAGTGCCCTTCCTGCAATTCGCAATGCGATCTGGTCTGTCGATCGGAACCAGCCAGTATTCGACGTGAGGACGATGTCGGTGATCATGGGGAATGTAACCTCGGCTCCCAGGATTGCGTTTATACTGCTGGACATTCTGGCTCTGGTAGCCGTTGTTCTGGCGGCGATCGGCATCTATGGCGTGACAGCCTATAACGTCGGCCAACGAACGCAGGAGGTAGGCGTTCGCCTGACTTTCGGCGCCACGCCGAATGCGATTTTGTACATGCTTGTGCGTCAGGCGACAACGCTCACTCTTCTCGGAGTAAGTGCTGGGTTGCTTTGCGCACTCGTCATGACCCGGCTTATGTCGAGCCTTCTTTATGGGGTCAGCAGTACAGACCCTGTCGTCTTCCTGGGAGGATCCTTGCTGGTTTTAATTGTGGCGACCATTGCATGCTATCTTCCTGCGCGGCGGGTTGTGCGGGTGGATCCGCTGGCGGCTCTGCGTTCGGAGTAG
- a CDS encoding PadR family transcriptional regulator: MPDQAQLLPGTLDLLILRAVSLGPLHGYGILLRIAQISGQALLVEQGALYPGLFRLVRQGFLKAKWGVSDANRRAKYYELTVAGRKRLREETESWNRLAAAIASALSAQPGEL, translated from the coding sequence ATGCCCGATCAGGCTCAGCTTCTTCCAGGAACTCTCGATCTGCTCATCCTGCGGGCCGTATCGCTTGGACCTCTGCACGGATATGGGATTTTGCTGCGGATTGCGCAGATTTCAGGACAGGCACTGTTGGTGGAGCAGGGGGCGCTGTATCCGGGGCTGTTTCGTTTGGTTCGTCAAGGATTTCTGAAAGCGAAGTGGGGCGTCTCTGATGCGAACCGGCGCGCCAAGTATTACGAGCTGACGGTTGCGGGTCGAAAGCGGTTGCGGGAAGAGACAGAAAGCTGGAATAGGCTTGCGGCTGCCATTGCCTCCGCGCTTTCCGCGCAACCGGGAGAACTATGA
- a CDS encoding DUF2251 domain-containing protein produces the protein MAEQTFRPGDNSFVASDAPGHQHGAFFEDDGETGYFYAVDLTRAENKVLDAMSIYDVKNVTARDRPSVLSIVWSGDGLKCALLINGHAHAVFDFAAKRGFCRTNFPNFPDRCDGRWPSSDHGWSEDAVAWLQ, from the coding sequence ATGGCAGAACAGACATTCCGCCCCGGTGATAACTCGTTCGTCGCCAGCGACGCTCCGGGCCATCAGCATGGCGCGTTTTTCGAGGATGACGGCGAGACAGGGTACTTCTACGCGGTTGACCTGACTCGTGCTGAAAACAAAGTTCTCGACGCGATGAGCATCTACGACGTGAAGAACGTGACGGCGCGGGACAGGCCATCGGTCCTCTCCATTGTCTGGTCGGGTGACGGATTGAAATGTGCCCTCTTGATCAATGGTCACGCTCACGCAGTATTCGACTTCGCAGCCAAGCGGGGCTTCTGCCGAACGAATTTCCCAAACTTTCCAGATCGTTGCGACGGTCGTTGGCCGAGTTCTGACCACGGTTGGTCTGAAGACGCAGTTGCCTGGCTTCAATGA
- a CDS encoding TIR domain-containing protein, with protein sequence MIERFTGESNRRVLVDSLTGQKLFTGNADLAMEAASKGEIVEVAAGTSIIQQGGDDIDIYFIVAGSFDIVVNNRVVAKRIAGDHVGEMAAIQPTQRRSATVTASEVSVVLKLTEAEFAELYAKYPQILLQMAKELARRLMQRNALVTSVSDRIRVFIISSAEALDIARTIQNAFDHDPFNVTVWTDGVFRASHYAIESLERALDQSDVAIAVAQPDDITESRGQQRATPRDNVIFELGFFMGRLGRHRALLVEPRGEEISLPSDLAGINTITYRYDTSDLTRSLATACNRLRDIIRDLGPNR encoded by the coding sequence ATGATTGAACGCTTTACTGGCGAGTCCAATCGTCGGGTTCTTGTTGATTCGCTGACCGGGCAAAAGCTCTTCACTGGCAATGCCGATCTCGCAATGGAGGCGGCGTCTAAAGGTGAGATTGTGGAAGTGGCTGCCGGAACCTCCATTATTCAACAAGGAGGGGACGATATCGACATTTACTTCATCGTCGCGGGCTCGTTCGATATCGTCGTCAACAACAGGGTCGTAGCGAAGCGTATCGCGGGCGACCATGTCGGAGAAATGGCCGCGATTCAGCCAACTCAACGACGTTCAGCTACCGTTACCGCCAGCGAAGTGTCCGTCGTTCTGAAACTTACTGAAGCGGAATTTGCGGAGCTGTACGCGAAGTATCCTCAAATACTTCTTCAAATGGCCAAAGAACTCGCACGAAGGCTAATGCAGAGAAACGCACTCGTGACGTCGGTCAGCGACCGGATACGCGTCTTCATCATCTCTTCCGCAGAAGCGCTTGATATCGCTCGCACTATACAAAACGCGTTTGATCACGATCCGTTCAATGTCACTGTCTGGACCGACGGCGTTTTCCGGGCATCTCATTATGCGATTGAAAGTCTGGAGCGGGCGCTCGATCAATCCGACGTGGCGATTGCCGTTGCGCAACCTGACGACATCACGGAGAGCCGGGGCCAGCAAAGGGCCACACCGCGCGACAATGTCATCTTTGAATTGGGTTTTTTCATGGGCCGGCTTGGCCGCCACCGTGCATTACTAGTAGAACCTCGTGGCGAGGAGATCAGTTTGCCTTCAGATCTGGCTGGAATAAACACCATTACCTACCGCTATGACACTTCCGATCTGACACGCTCTCTCGCGACGGCCTGCAATCGCCTCCGGGACATTATCCGGGACTTGGGGCCGAACCGTTGA
- a CDS encoding serine hydrolase domain-containing protein codes for MEKSPIYVSMPDVPSPVALPGGWTATSQGDPLTVVGPESDLTLSFVACPAATDAEELFRLAWQRVSPEFDHPVKQKVEMPTTDGWDKVIQAIYSTLESESRMVIAVARMLGERAYITLIDGTKAGFSRRMAQIAELNDAWKPIGLKEPSLADIRPKAFGEDERKAMNSFVDWAMRHIGIPGVAVAVVQDGRTIFAEGFGVTKAGGSDQVTPQTRFMIGSSTKPLTTLMMARLVDMGRFTWTTPVTEVLPGFALADTEVTQRIEMRHTVCACTGMPRRDLDLIFRFRGVRPEDRIAEMKQMCPTTGFGETFQYSNYLVAAGGYAAAHSYAPNVTLGDAYERAMQDLVFEPLGMGQSSILGIHSPLDAAPHGHTLDGACIPIDPVLEEFADSTAPSGSVWSTVLDMARYVDCELRNGLNERGQQVISEDNLRARRRSAIKIDGKSSYGLGLMLTEEQGLALVTHGGNTLGFSADMAFFPEHGIGMVVLSNLRAANLFLSAVRQRLIEILFGAEARAEALVTSAKKALDDSLASIRQRVRTEPEATAWIQNYVGHYVSEELGAASISQQRDGFRIAFESWSSDLGSEEQSDKSRHIVLISAPFLGAVKLQLTENPDVLLLDGGQTRYRFVRHEDRRG; via the coding sequence ATGGAAAAATCCCCAATCTATGTCTCAATGCCTGATGTGCCTTCGCCTGTTGCATTGCCGGGTGGCTGGACCGCAACCAGCCAAGGCGATCCTTTGACCGTAGTTGGACCGGAATCGGATTTGACGCTGTCCTTTGTTGCCTGCCCCGCCGCAACTGACGCCGAGGAGTTGTTTCGGCTTGCATGGCAGCGCGTGAGCCCTGAATTCGATCATCCCGTGAAGCAGAAGGTAGAGATGCCTACTACGGACGGCTGGGATAAGGTGATTCAGGCCATCTACAGCACATTGGAGAGTGAGAGCCGCATGGTGATTGCCGTCGCCCGCATGCTGGGCGAACGCGCATACATCACCCTCATCGACGGAACAAAGGCGGGGTTCAGCCGGCGCATGGCGCAGATTGCCGAATTAAACGATGCTTGGAAGCCAATCGGATTGAAGGAGCCGAGCCTTGCGGATATCAGGCCAAAGGCATTTGGAGAAGATGAACGCAAAGCCATGAACAGTTTTGTGGACTGGGCCATGCGCCATATCGGTATTCCGGGTGTCGCGGTCGCGGTGGTGCAGGACGGCCGCACCATATTTGCGGAGGGATTCGGGGTAACCAAGGCTGGCGGGAGCGACCAGGTCACGCCGCAAACGCGCTTTATGATCGGGTCATCCACTAAGCCGCTGACCACGCTTATGATGGCGCGGCTGGTGGATATGGGTCGCTTTACCTGGACGACGCCGGTGACCGAGGTATTGCCGGGCTTCGCTCTAGCGGATACTGAAGTGACGCAGAGGATCGAGATGCGGCATACGGTATGTGCCTGCACTGGGATGCCCCGGAGGGATCTCGATCTGATCTTTCGATTCCGCGGAGTGCGTCCCGAGGACCGCATTGCTGAAATGAAACAGATGTGCCCCACCACCGGGTTCGGCGAGACCTTTCAGTATTCGAACTATCTTGTAGCCGCAGGCGGATACGCAGCGGCGCATAGCTACGCTCCAAATGTGACATTGGGTGATGCCTATGAACGCGCCATGCAGGATTTAGTCTTTGAGCCTTTGGGTATGGGGCAGAGCTCCATCCTCGGCATTCATTCGCCGCTGGATGCCGCGCCGCATGGTCACACTCTCGATGGCGCCTGCATTCCTATCGATCCAGTGCTTGAAGAGTTCGCCGATTCTACGGCTCCGTCTGGCTCCGTATGGTCCACCGTTTTGGACATGGCCCGCTATGTGGACTGCGAGCTCCGTAATGGACTGAACGAGCGTGGGCAACAGGTCATTTCAGAAGACAATCTTCGGGCGCGCCGTCGTTCCGCGATCAAGATCGACGGAAAGTCCAGCTACGGTTTGGGGCTGATGCTAACGGAAGAGCAAGGACTGGCGTTGGTGACGCATGGGGGCAACACCCTCGGCTTCTCGGCGGACATGGCCTTTTTCCCTGAGCACGGGATTGGCATGGTCGTGCTCAGTAACCTCCGCGCCGCCAATCTGTTTCTGTCCGCAGTGAGGCAGAGGTTGATCGAAATTCTCTTCGGAGCCGAGGCCAGGGCAGAGGCTCTGGTCACGAGCGCGAAGAAGGCGCTCGACGATTCGCTCGCATCCATTCGCCAGCGAGTCAGAACGGAGCCTGAGGCCACCGCTTGGATTCAGAATTACGTCGGGCACTATGTCTCGGAGGAATTAGGGGCCGCGTCGATTTCGCAACAGAGAGATGGCTTCCGTATCGCATTTGAATCCTGGTCGAGCGATCTTGGCTCGGAGGAGCAGTCGGATAAGAGCCGTCACATTGTCCTGATCAGTGCACCCTTTCTGGGGGCCGTCAAGCTGCAGCTCACAGAGAATCCAGATGTCCTGCTGCTGGATGGCGGCCAAACGCGGTATAGATTCGTGCGGCACGAAGACAGGCGCGGCTGA